From the Argentina anserina chromosome 3, drPotAnse1.1, whole genome shotgun sequence genome, the window CGGATATCACTTTTCCACGATCACACATAGTCTAAGTCGTTAAACCGAAACAAgtatatattacatatataacatGGATTGAACTGTGGGTCGGTGAAAGTCATGGAACACTAGCACATTATAAGAATGGTCTGCATATATATACGATTACAATATCGACtgctaaaaataaatttaattaactGTTTCTTATAACCATTATTTCTACTATGCAGCTCTCAATGCTCTCGAACCTATCTACAAAGGCGATCTTGGTCGATCACACCTTCTTCGATGCCTATGCAGGAGAATCAAGAGACGGGTCTTGTGCGGCAAAGTTCTGCACCGGCGACACAGTCTCATTGAGTGTCGCATCCTTCAATGGTGCCGCTGATGTTAACGATATCTCTTATGCATGCTCAGCTCTCTTCAAGTCTGGTTTCCACAAGATGGAAGGCGTGAGATCTGGGGTTTGTTTCAAATGCCAAACCAAGCCAAGCGTTGCTTCTTTTTACGTGTGGAAGTCTCTTCAATATTGCTACTCGTGGATTCTGAGCTCGGACCAAAGAAAGTTACTGCTCCCTTATTTTGAGACCTACTCTATTGATATCAAGTATGACATTTTTAGAGTGGTTTATGTTAGTGGCGACAATGAACCTAAGTTTCAGTTCTTCTATCCTCATCACCAAATATTGGAGAAAACAGCTCGAGGAGATAGCAAAGATGAAGGTAAGCTTATGCACAGTGCTTCCATCATCTGATCAAGTAGTGTAGTCATCTGGCCACGTCccacgtacgtacgtactgattattgttttgtaaaaCCTACATGCATAATGTATAGGTAAAATTTTTCACAAATGGTGAGATTTTGTCCAGAATCATTTTCCAAGCAAGATTAAAATGGTTTGAGTGATACTATATAACAAATCATGACTTTAGAACTAGTGAAAAAATGAcgaacaaaaattcaatacaatAAATTAAACTTTATATGAATGAAGAACAAGGAGTACGTACAGCCATTCAATATCTTCATAACAACAAGGAACATTATGTTACGCTGAGTCTGATTATCGTATTATAAGTCTACGCTATAGCAACAATATTTATCTAACACAATGTTCCTTGTACATTAGCTCTTTGAATGACATGCAAGCTCGAggaacacactcaaattcaaagatgcATATATTTTTTGGTGTAGCTGAATAACCGTTTATCTTCCTCAACTCAGTGTCAATCGAAAGCTACGGTCTCataatcattcaaaatttaaagTCAAGTGTCAAGAAAATGCAGGAAATTGTTTAGTATTGTATACAGGCTTTTGATCGTGTTTAGTCTCCCTCTCTAAACTTTTATAGCAAAATGAAAACAGAAAGGTCTAAAACAAAATGTCGACGTATGAAACTTGCCCCAAGTCACCATCCAACATTGTCAAACGATTCTCTTCAGTCTTCTTCACTCATCACCGATGACCACGACTATATTCATTTGTTATACTGGGTTCAAACCAACGGTGTGATCCACACCGATTCACTTTTGCACCAAATATAacataaaattaatataaattgAGACATTTGAGACATTTGAGAGCCGCCTGAAGGCATCTACGAGACTAGGACGAAATACTAGCCGATCTGACGGCTCTTAATCAGGAAGGCTGAGGCTAGCTTTTCCAATACCATAAGTGACTACGGGGGTCTACGGATCACTACGGCAGAGTAGACACTCCGATGAGACCATAAGCAAGAAAGGCAGTTTCTCTCCTGGTATATAGAATACAACCTGAAAGCTCGAACTAGCATACCACAAGCGAGTTGAGATATCAGCCCGAGCCATTCAAATCTGAAACCCTAAACCACTCAACCTTCCCCGAAAAgatctatataaattgaaactAACATATTGATTTTTTGCTGCATGCATTCGATAGATTCTTTCCGCTACTTAAATCTAGCCAGACGAGTTggtttgattatgtttatgTCAAATTAACATTTGTGGCCCTAGGCCCTTAGTAGTCATAACTCATAACATAATTAGTTAGTAGTTGATTAGTACAAATCTCCTTTGAAAATGAGGCGTCGAGTTCAAAATCTTCACGCAGTTCAGACAACGTGGAGTTGACAGTTTGACATATATACCAATTTGctcattatatatgtttttgcgGTAATATGCTTGGTGGTGATTAATTAGGGACCCGATTGAGATTACGTTCTGGTTCAGACAGTATCTTAAGCAATCAATTAACTAGCTCGGTTCTAGGTCGATAGTCGCAAAGCTCTGTATTGCGTAACTTGCAATCATTTTAGGTACCTACTGATGTAGAGCATATGGCGGAAGAAATTGAGGGGCTCATTGATCACAACAAGCAAAATATGGTGATCAGTGGCAGAATTGTAAATAAAATTGCAGTTTGGTGAGTTGCAGATTTAGTATTTAGAATCCGGTTGACTATTATGATATCTTTTCGAGAAAAGAACAATTTCAAAAGTCAAACTCGTTGACTTGACACGACGTGTGGGTTTTTTCGGGTTTTCGAGTTCGTTTAGGGTCTCAAAACAAcagttttatatattttcagaatttatgtttttctaatttgttttggatttgttttgttttatttattggGCTTTTAGGCTTAATTGTTAATTGACCTATGGTTTGTTTTATCAGTATTTAAGGAAATGAGTGTAGACGATCTATCTTATTATTATTCAATTAAACAAgagttttcttattttctagtAGATTCTAGAGTTTATCTCTAAGATTCTTCATTTTATATCCATTTATTACTTTTCGGGTTTATTGCCAGTAAACCCTCCATACTTCTACTGCGTCATACTTGATCCATACGGTGAAGAAATGACGGTAACAAGTTTCAAACTTTGAAGACAAATCATCACTCTCTTCATCAATTGCTTTCGGTCTATCACTTTTTAAGAAGCTAATGGGCTGTAATAAACTGCGAATAAAGACCCCCAATACATGCATGGTTCAAAGATTCAAAACTTTCCTCTTACAATCAAACTAAACTTTAACTTTGCGTTTGCGAGAAAGGGAACTCGAGTAGTTTAGAAGAAAAGGCACTTCAGAAAATACAAACTGAGGGAAAGTGGGGAATTGAGGTCCCTGTGCGGCTGTGCCTTTggattcttatatatatacactcaAGTCCTACGTTAAAAGGTCTTCGGCTCCTATGATTTAGTTTGTTCTTTTTGGTATTACGTTCTTTGAGACCGCAATGTGCGCTTGTATAGATGCTTTTGTTATCAGCGGAATCATGTGTTGCATGTTAGCTAGGGCCGTATCGCCCTGGTCTACAAGTTTTACAAAAACAAAGTAGGAAAAGATGGAATAATGAGACTAAAAGGAATTTAACTTGTGTGTTACTTAACTAGTCTAGCTCTATTGATATCGAATAAACACTCAAAGCCAGAGGCTGACATGCTCATATCACTCTGTGATAGCGTCATATTTGGTTACTTAATTGGTTTGATTGTATCCAAATCATATTACTGTATATAGATTTCTAACTCCAGAACTTTAACAATAGCTGGCTACTTTTGAATATTGGCTTTATATTTGGTAAGTGGACAAAACCCATTAGTGCAGCCCATTGGTGAATACACGGGCTAACCCTAGTTTAATTAGGATTACTACATACATATGCTTATATTtggaagtatatatataggcagtaGTAGCCGTCAACATAAGTGAGAGGGATTTTGTAATTGACCTAGCAATAGTTGTTTCTCTATCAACATATAACACGTTGTACTTGGGGTTTTGAGATTATAAAATTTTGGTACAAAGCTCTATTGTATTCTCTCAAATTGGTTATAGTGGAATTTCTCGCTGGCTCCGAGAGTGGACGTAACTCAATCACATTGATTGAGTGAACTACTAAAATTTTGTGtcattgtgtttcttttctttattgttCCATATCAATATTGTATTCTTGAGACCTTCTGCTTTTTGTCTGGCTAGACTGTTAGTTATAAGAAATCTCTTATATATTGCTCTCTCAACAATGATAGAAGGCTTGCTAATGATATTAGTAGAACTTGTGGCTCCCCCTTGACTGATGATTTGGAAAAGTATCTTGGTATGCCTTTAATTCATTCTCGAATCAACAATCATACTTATGATGATTTGTTTGATAAAGCTCAAGGTAGATTAGCTAGTTGGAAAAGTAACACTCTCagtgttgagaatataaatcCCACATTGAGAATTGGAACCTAGCCTGTGGGTTTATAAGGGTTTGGGCCACTCCATCCATTGCCAATTGGTTTTAGATGTGAACCCCAGATCACTTTAACATgatatcagagcgggtccttCTCCAATCGCACCTCCAATTTGTCGTGTGCCCGAGTTGGGTGTcactttgtcatgggcccaagatgggtgtcattatcatgtcattGTAGAGTTTCtgattggatggtcaccaagtgtcATTGGTTACTGGActttggtttatttcgtctcagtatgtgggatgttaatctgtcacgtgcagacctaaaaattaggttgcatgTGAGGGGGCGtattggagaggagagatcacacaactaagaagtgacaaaggaaaataaagcttataagtgggtggataataaccaattgtaccgaggcattttgtgattaaaactcaacacctgtgaggtggctaagttgggacaatatcggtacagttggtccacgggttacgtttgtcgttgtttaacatggtatcagaccCACGTCCACGTGTGAAGCCCAAATGGCCACATGGACTCCACGTCACCCAAAATGTTGTCCACGTGTATGGCTTGAAAATTCGCCACACGTGCGGGGGcatgttgagaatataaatcTCACATTGGGAATTGGAACCTAGCATGTGGGTTTATAAGGGTTTGGACCACtgttttggatgtgaacccCAGATCACTTTATCACTCAGCCTTGCTGGTAGACTCACTTTGATCCAAGCTGTTACTTCTGCCATCCCAATTTATGTCATACATACTACTAgatttctcatcattttttgtGAGAAGATGGATAAGTTAAAACGAGATTTCCTATGGAGGACATTGAGGCTAAGAAGAAGGTTCACTTAGTCAATTGGGATCTTGTTTGTAAACCTAAGTCCATTGGGGGTCTTGGTATTAAGAAAACTTCTTAGATGAATCAAGCCATGTTAGCTAATGTCAGTTGGAAATTTCTACAAAAAGATGTTGGTCTGTGGGTTAATATGTTTCagaagaaatatttaaaggatATGGACATCACTAATCATGATTTTCGTGCTCCCTCTAATTTCTCTTCAGTTTGGAGAAGTATTTCTCATGGTGCTCATTTATTTAGGAAAAACCTTAAGTGGAGAGTGGGGAATGGTAAAAAGATCAATTTCTGGCGGGTTGGTTCTCTACCTCTTACTGATTATGCTATTTCTTATGCTCATATTGATCATAATGCTCTGGTTTGTGACTGTTGGTGTGATTATGGGTGGAATATTCAGTTTTTAAACTATGTGTTGCCTTCTTATGTTGTTCTTCAAATTGTTAATGTTCAAACTGGTTTTtgtgatgatgttgctgaCCGACTTTATTTGAGGGCCTACTTCTAATTGTTGTTTCTATGTCAAGTCTGCTTACAACTCTCTTTTTGAGATAAATGACGCTCAAAACCCTCTGCGGAAACTTGTTTGGAAGGTGAGTTATCCTCTCAAGCTGAAAACTTTTATTTGGTCAGTGATTCATAAGAAAATTTTAACTAATGTCCAAAGAACTAGAAGAAGGTTTACTACAAGTGCAACATGTCCTATTTGTAACTCTGCATATGAAAGTCTCCTTCATCTTTTTAGAGATTGTTACAGATCTAATGCTATTTGGAATGGTATGAGTCCTCTTGTTTCAATTGCTAATCCATTTTCTCTTGATTTGAATGGTTGGTTGGCGGCTGAGCTTCATTGTCACATTAAAATCAAGAATAACATTCAGTGGTGTAATATTTTTGTCTTTGTTTGCTGATTTATATGGAAGTAGAGAAACAAGTGTGTTTTTGATATCTCCTTTACTATGCATGTTCACACTGCTAAAATCATATGGGATTATGCTGAAGAGTGGAGTTGTTCTCTAAGGAAGGCTAAAGTGAGTTCTCTTTATAGTTATACTATGCTTTCCTGGTCTAGGCCTCCTGCTGGCTGGTATAAGTTGAATATTGATGACACTAGATTTTATAACTCTGGGAAAATCGGTGCTGGAGGGGTGATCAACATGGGCATTGGATTCATGGTTTTCAAATGAACTTGGGGATTGGGGAGATTTTAGATGCTGAGGCTTGGGGCTTGTTTTTTTGTCTAAAACTCATTACCAAACATTACAGTGGAAATGTTGAAATTGAGTCTGACTCTGCTATTCTTATCCAACTTATGCAAATGGATAACACTTCTATGCATCATCTTGGGTCTCTGCTTGCTAGTTATGCTTCTATGATTTCCAAACTACAGAATGTGAAGttctctcatatttttagagaATGTAACACGGTTGCTGATGCATTGGCCAAACAGAGTATTTCTCATGAGTTGGGGTTAATTGAGTTTGTTGATCCTTCTGCAAAGGCTTTCTTAAACGATATGACCAATGTTGCTAGATATAGGCACACATGAGCATACTTTAATATCTAGTCTAtgtgttttttgtttctaGGCATTTTAGGTCccatttgtaaaaaaaaaaaaaacactccTATATGCGAaggcaatgaatgaattattagcagaagaaataaatgaaaaacatGGAGCGGTGTTCTCTCCTCCTTCAATGAGGAGAATCCGAGAATGTAGTCAAGAAAGTAGGCTTAACTTAAGCCAACATTTATGAGTCgcacaaaattttcaaaacacATTAAAAGTGGCAGTTGGTCAGATCTCATCCACGGGCCACGGCTGCATATATTGGACCATTGTGGCATGGGAACGAAACACAACATATGAATGAGTAAGGTTCATGCAATTATACAAGTCAGTGAAGTCACAATCCACACAGGTCGACCATCTCTCCAAGTAATACAAATTGCAACTCTTCTGTGAATTTATATGGAAGAATGTTTGGCTTTCGGGATCAAAttctgttaaaaaaaattgtatattCATTGCTGCAGCCGTCCGAGTATGGCCCTGCTTTGAATATATAAACTAAATCACACGCGGAGTCAAGGACCCTTCTCTCAATTACTTTGCCTCTAGCTCCTAGAGCTTTGAGCACCAAACTTATTATTTATCTACTATTCTTCCAATGTGAGTATGTGACCATTCCATTAAATTTATAGAGAACGATTGCACAGGTTTTGTTCTATCAAACTTaaactattttctaattaatatGTGGATtaacaaaaaacaattatgtATCATTGATTTAGCTTATAAATTTCAGCATTTTTTCTTCTGGTGGAGGTAAACATAACTCTTCTAATAGTTCAATATCTAAATTAATCTACAATCAAATTTGGAGACACATTATTGGTAGTGGATTAGGTATTGACCCAATGAATAGGGTTTTAGGGGTTTAGCCTTCTTtccttgtttttctttccCCCTCTTGTTTGCAGGGGTATGGCCTTACCTCACAGTAGGAATGTAGGATAGGCTTATACTGTTATACAATTCTGATCCCTAAACCCAATGACTCATCTGACTGAGGCTGACACTGTCTCCTCTGTTCAATATTATTCACTCACATTCATATTAATAATGATTCTGCATTGGTGCATGTGTTTGCCAAAAGTATCTTTGACAACTTTGACTCATGACCTCAGCCACACTACAATCACTACATTGTACTCTACTATATTTACTTGCTTCCAAACAGTAATTGCTattttatcttcttcttttttcacaCTAATTAATCCCCCAACAAATCACTTGATCTCTTCAATTAATCGTCAATACCTTTGCTATTACACAAAAAAGGCAATTTCTTGTTACTCCAGGAGAGGGCTTTAGCATAGCCTTCATTTTCATAAAGAACATATCTTCTGATAATTGTTAAACAGCCAAGACAAATTTCTTGTTTACTTTCTGAGTTTTCTTtagaaatattattaatttttaaatattacAGTAGCAGACTGCTGAGTTCAGAACTTCAGACAATCTCATTCAGTTTCCTGTAGGAAATCTTTTCCTTGATCAAAGGGTTAGTCTTAGTTATTACTTGCAGCTGTTTTCTGCCATCAGGTTGCTGTAAAAACCTACCCCTGCTGCTAACATCATCCTAGCTCTGTGGTAAGATTTTTGAAATAGATTGCTTTTAAATTTGGAATCATTTGCTCTTCTGTCTTCTTGCaacaataaattttacaacATTTTACTTAAGATCTACTGTACGCACAATGTCCTCTTGTTTTATCTGCTCATTTTAATACATATGATAAATTGATACGAGATTTACAATAAAAACTAATTGACCATAGATTGAATGATTTAAAATCTTATAAACTCACATGCAATGTGTCAATTTCTaatatgagatatatattttcaacaCGGCCCCGCACGTGTGTTGAATTTTCAAGTCATATACATAAACAACATTTTAAATAACGTGGAGTCCGTGTGGCCATTTGGGTTTCAAATGTAGATGTGGTAACACACTTTAATACTATTATaaagttatttgagatttaTATACAAAATAAATTGGTAACATATGGACTGACCCAAACTCTTTTAAATATACAGATTATGTCTAAATTCCTAATGTGAAAATGTATATTCAACACATTCATCTGATATCTACTCCCCTCCTTCCAGAAAATTCATGAACCTATTAACACACTTCAGTTCATTCACCTACAAATTGtccatgtatataataaagcATGAACCAGTAATTAAAATCTTCTTAATTTAGCTATATAGCGAAAACAGTCAATGCAAGAAGAAATTTCACCCCTGACAAGTGACAAGTATTGTAATTTTCTTATATTGATATAACTGAAAGTTAAGGTACATTCTGCAAAAACAGTCATACACACAATCTAGAGTTGGTGGTAGTTGAGTCGACAACTAGACAGAATACAAAGACATCAAAAGGCttcaaaattcaactcacCAACCCATTAAAatgatcaaaagaaaaatgaaaaaccaCTATAGTGAGGAGGTTTGAAAAGAGAACTGAACAACATGTTCAAAGATTCAAACTTCTTCAAAGAGGAATAATTGAGGGGACCATTGGAATTTCAAAAGGCAGACCAACAGTCCAAGACCCCTGTTCTTCATTGAGAAAAAGCCTGttctaaaattttaattatgtaaatcaaaccaaatattagGGATACAAATTAGCTGTCTTGATCATCTAAGTAAATTCTAGTTACATAAAATTTCAAAGCTTTATATAGTATATTAGTGTGACTGATTGAGTGTGACCTATTAGCTTTTAAGTTTTACAGGTTACTAATTACTATGCAGAGAAATTTGGAATTCTACTTTTCATCATTGTCACTGTTCAACTCCCTCTCTTCCTTTAATCATTTCCCATCCTTTGTccttttttctcaaaaaaaaaatctctgaaaattttatatataaaaaaaattagggtcCTTTGAATTGCCAATTCCTCATCTGTTTAATTCCGGCAACCACTATCTACGGAGGTCGGCGAGGAATTGAAGCTCGTGCAGATTTTGGCCTCGTCATATCGACCCCACCAAAGAGTGGGTCCGTTTAGTGACGTGTGATGATCAGAAAACTAAGTACAATGCAGAgcttcttatttagtatggAAACTGTACTGCCCACAAAATGGGTCAAAATACAGAGAGCGAAAAGAGACTGTCAAGTTTGTTCCTTTCTCCCCCATTTCAGCtctgactctctctctctctctctctctctctctctctctctctctctctctctcattgttGATATTCCAGTTTGGAGACTTAAGAGTTGAGAAGAAACTTCTGAGAGATTCAATGGAGTACGAAAGAATACACAAAGTTCAGGTAAAGTTTCCAACTTTTCTGTGGAGGAAAAAACCAAAGGCACATTTTTTGGTACATATGAATGGGGTTTGATTTTGTTATGGACTTGTTTTTTGGGGTGTTATTTAGAAATGGATTGAGATGAGTAAACggtagcaaaaaaaaaacatgtctTTCTGATTAAGCTGGTTTTCAGCTTGAACTGGGGTTTTGCAATTTGAACTCATCTGTTTCTTCATTGTCATGTTCTTGATTAGTGGTAACTTCGGTCTGTATCTTTTTTGAGATTATGTTATCAGGACAGTCTAACTTGACATCATGAACTGGTTGAACTATATTAAGGTTGAGTTGGTTaatgatgaattttcaaaACTAGGCTACCCTTTTGGGATTTGGTTCCAAATTGAGGTGATTCAGAATGACTAGAGTAAATTTTGTAGTGGGTTTTACTTTCTCAGATGATTTCTTTTACAAAGATTATATCTTTTGATTCTCATAATTTCAGACTGGCATAATTTCTCCAAGTAAATTGAGGATGAAACTTATGGGGCCTCACAATCACAGAAAGAAAAGTGCATCAAACAATAACTCCGCCAGAACTTCACCTACTAAGCTTGGTGATTCTGAGTCTGTTAAAAACAGCTTATTGGACACCATGAATGGAGATGAACAAGGTTTGTCTCTCATTTTTCTATGACTGATGGCCATGTATTTTGTCCTGCATCAGGATTTACTAGCACCTAAATTATCTGCTGTAACTTATTATGCTTCAAAATTGGTTCAAGCATCTTTTGGATTGcaaaacatattttatgtAGATTGGTTTACTGATTTAGTCTTATGATGCACAGTATCATTGCCTAGCTTAGATGTTCTGCCTACAAATTTGTCCAGTGAAGTA encodes:
- the LOC126788635 gene encoding uncharacterized protein LOC126788635, which codes for MACFMPFNNRNLDISIFVFRPTVVHVEELLAGLKKFSLCTETLGCVQSSILQSIHGNMIIWFGAWLKRSSENKESLTASLLSMLSNLSTKAILVDHTFFDAYAGESRDGSCAAKFCTGDTVSLSVASFNGAADVNDISYACSALFKSGFHKMEGVRSGVCFKCQTKPSVASFYVWKSLQYCYSWILSSDQRKLLLPYFETYSIDIKYDIFRVVYVSGDNEPKFQFFYPHHQILEKTARGDSKDEGKLMHSASII